A genomic region of Lytechinus pictus isolate F3 Inbred chromosome 2, Lp3.0, whole genome shotgun sequence contains the following coding sequences:
- the LOC129254680 gene encoding RNA N6-adenosine-methyltransferase mettl16-like isoform X2: protein MAFNKFMHPRNRYRDNKPNFDELAKKYPEFARHVIRNQTGKATLDFHDSESLRSLTCTLLKEDFGLEVELPLDRLIPTLSLRLNYIHWIEDLLASTGHSKGTVWGIDIGCGASCIYPLLGAQLNGWNFIASEVDALAIHYSKENITSNGLQDKITVVETCEGSMFEDVLNSAPSRQHLYHFTMCNPPFFGNSLEAQGIMTSRSMSRPEPKSVSTAAELEMISEGGEVEFVRRMIEESLRLRHQVVWYTSMLGKKSSLALVREELRKHKVQNVTHTEFCQGRTMRWGIAWTFKEDIQSPLPACKMRKAVEKNTPFTVPVPDTYIQQVLEPGLSGGLQNKIQAVVKAVHTMMQKLEMSVNKKPSSKWCAKFVLTALRNTWSHQRRKRRREKLDQLKSTVSHTLARRPSQEESSTALSQSKSVVPSSSRIMVGEKARLCHDGPDLPLSTSSKADEGFQDGEEGTRKRSIFPGTDQPRPSPPRTIITAASEDGMVLKKARLDLSCSPGDLGIPTCFMKLQTPVAITNISKASCKRSIESIDSSSPEDTIAMEGHDCAKGCNKGAIGVSASSPGKNTDLGPNIAIERLGCVSKSPSSQGKMIDHDPNTASRDPTKAREMMADGSRVKDLSSSSSDEAEDCYPLDINLDIKLCDRRTIVFVASVTDSSKRNLLHQVVQYIKNQMK from the exons ATGGCCTTCAACAAATTCATGCACCCTCGCAACCGCTATAGGGACAACAAACCAAACTTTGATGAATTAGCAAAGAAATATCCAGAGTTTGCACGTCATGTGATCAGGAACCAAACAGGCAAGGCGACCCTTGACTTCCATGATTCTGAGTCGCTGAGGTCACTAACCTGCACGCTCCTGAAGGAAGACTTTGGACTAGAGGTTGAGCTACCTCTTGATCGTCTCATCCCGACCCTGTCACTACGGCTCAACTACATTCACTGGATAGAGGATCTCTTAGCATCGACTGGCCACAGCAAAGGGACGGTGTGGGGCATTGACATTG GTTGTGGTGCATCGTGTATATATCCATTACTTGGTGCTCAGTTGAACGGATGGAACTTCATTGCATCAGAGGTAGATGCCTTGGCTATTCATTATTCTAAGGAGAACATCACAAGTAATGGACTTCAGGATAAAATAACAG TTGTGGAGACATGTGAAGGCAGTATGTTTGAAGATGTATTGAACAGCGCCCCCTCCAGACAGCATCTCTACCACTTCACGATGTGCAACCCACCCTTCTTTGGCAATTCTCTGGAAGCGCAAGGAATTATGACATCTCGCAGCATGAGTCGACCTGAGCCCAAGTCAGTGAGCACTGCTGCCGAACTGGAGATGATCTCGGAAGGAGGGGAGGTAGAATTTGTCCGTAGGATGATCGAAGAGAGTCTTCGTCTTAGGCATCAAGTTGT GTGGTACACATCGATGCTGGGGAAAAAATCCAGCCTGGCTCTTGTCAGAGAGGAGCTTAGAAAACACAAG GTCCAGAATGTGACACATACTGAGTTTTGCCAGGGTAGAACAATGCGCTGGGGTATTGCATGGACATTCAAGGAGGATATTCAATCACCG CTTCCAGCATGCAAGATGCGGAAAGCTGTCGAGAAGAATACCCCTTTCACTGTCCCAGTCCCAGATACTTACATCCAGCAGGTGTTGGAGCCTGGATTGAGTGGAGGGTTGCAGAACAAGATCCAGGCTGTGGTCAAGGCTGTACATACCATGATGCAGAAATTAGAG atgtcTGTAAATAAGAAGCCCTCATCAAAATGGTGTGCCAAGTTTGTTTTGACTGCCTTGAGGAACACATGGTCGCATCAACGCAGGAAACGACGCAGAGAGAAACTTGATCAGTTGAAATCAACAGTCTCTCATACGCTAGCTAGAAGGCCTTCACAGGAAGAATCATCAACAGCATTGTCACAATCAAAATCAGTAGTCCCCTCATCTTCCAGGATCATGGTAGGAGAGAAAGCAAGACTTTGTCATGATGGACCAGACCTTCCCTTATCAACATCATCTAAAGCTGATGAAGGTTTCCAGGATGGTGAGGAAGGTACAAGGAAAAGGTCCATTTTCCCAGGTACGGACCAACCACGTCCTTCGCCTCCAAGAACAATAATCACTGCTGCTTCTGAGGATGGCATGGTATTAAAGAAGGCCAGGCTGGATCTTTCTTGTTCCCCAGGAGATCTAGGCATACCAACTTGTTTTATGAAACTCCAAACTCCTGTAGCAATTACCAACATCTCAAAGGCATCATGTAAGAGGAGTATAGAATCCATAGATTCATCGTCACCTGAGGACACCATTGCTATGGAAGGTCATGATTGTGCGAAAGGATGTAATAAAGGTGCCATCGGAGTTTCTGCGTCATCTCCAGGAAAGAATACAGACCTAGGGCCCAACATTGCCATTGAAAGGCTTGGATGTGTCAGTAAATCTCCATCATCTCAAGGAAAGATGATAGACCATGACCCCAATACTGCATCAAGGGACCCTACAAAAGCAAGGGAAATGATGGCAGATGGGTCCAGAGTCAAAGacctgtcatcatcatcatcggatGAAGCGGAAGATTGCTATCCACTGGACATAAACCTTGATATTAAACTCTGTGATAGAAGGACCATTGTGTTTGTTGCAAGTGTAACAGACTCTTCTAAAAGGAATCTTCTTCACCAAGTTGTCCAGTACATCAAGAATCAAATGAAGTAA
- the LOC129254680 gene encoding RNA N6-adenosine-methyltransferase mettl16-like isoform X1 — protein sequence MILSRSRHLTLGIMAFNKFMHPRNRYRDNKPNFDELAKKYPEFARHVIRNQTGKATLDFHDSESLRSLTCTLLKEDFGLEVELPLDRLIPTLSLRLNYIHWIEDLLASTGHSKGTVWGIDIGCGASCIYPLLGAQLNGWNFIASEVDALAIHYSKENITSNGLQDKITVVETCEGSMFEDVLNSAPSRQHLYHFTMCNPPFFGNSLEAQGIMTSRSMSRPEPKSVSTAAELEMISEGGEVEFVRRMIEESLRLRHQVVWYTSMLGKKSSLALVREELRKHKVQNVTHTEFCQGRTMRWGIAWTFKEDIQSPLPACKMRKAVEKNTPFTVPVPDTYIQQVLEPGLSGGLQNKIQAVVKAVHTMMQKLEMSVNKKPSSKWCAKFVLTALRNTWSHQRRKRRREKLDQLKSTVSHTLARRPSQEESSTALSQSKSVVPSSSRIMVGEKARLCHDGPDLPLSTSSKADEGFQDGEEGTRKRSIFPGTDQPRPSPPRTIITAASEDGMVLKKARLDLSCSPGDLGIPTCFMKLQTPVAITNISKASCKRSIESIDSSSPEDTIAMEGHDCAKGCNKGAIGVSASSPGKNTDLGPNIAIERLGCVSKSPSSQGKMIDHDPNTASRDPTKAREMMADGSRVKDLSSSSSDEAEDCYPLDINLDIKLCDRRTIVFVASVTDSSKRNLLHQVVQYIKNQMK from the exons ATGATATT atctagatctagacatCTAACGTTAGGCATAATGGCCTTCAACAAATTCATGCACCCTCGCAACCGCTATAGGGACAACAAACCAAACTTTGATGAATTAGCAAAGAAATATCCAGAGTTTGCACGTCATGTGATCAGGAACCAAACAGGCAAGGCGACCCTTGACTTCCATGATTCTGAGTCGCTGAGGTCACTAACCTGCACGCTCCTGAAGGAAGACTTTGGACTAGAGGTTGAGCTACCTCTTGATCGTCTCATCCCGACCCTGTCACTACGGCTCAACTACATTCACTGGATAGAGGATCTCTTAGCATCGACTGGCCACAGCAAAGGGACGGTGTGGGGCATTGACATTG GTTGTGGTGCATCGTGTATATATCCATTACTTGGTGCTCAGTTGAACGGATGGAACTTCATTGCATCAGAGGTAGATGCCTTGGCTATTCATTATTCTAAGGAGAACATCACAAGTAATGGACTTCAGGATAAAATAACAG TTGTGGAGACATGTGAAGGCAGTATGTTTGAAGATGTATTGAACAGCGCCCCCTCCAGACAGCATCTCTACCACTTCACGATGTGCAACCCACCCTTCTTTGGCAATTCTCTGGAAGCGCAAGGAATTATGACATCTCGCAGCATGAGTCGACCTGAGCCCAAGTCAGTGAGCACTGCTGCCGAACTGGAGATGATCTCGGAAGGAGGGGAGGTAGAATTTGTCCGTAGGATGATCGAAGAGAGTCTTCGTCTTAGGCATCAAGTTGT GTGGTACACATCGATGCTGGGGAAAAAATCCAGCCTGGCTCTTGTCAGAGAGGAGCTTAGAAAACACAAG GTCCAGAATGTGACACATACTGAGTTTTGCCAGGGTAGAACAATGCGCTGGGGTATTGCATGGACATTCAAGGAGGATATTCAATCACCG CTTCCAGCATGCAAGATGCGGAAAGCTGTCGAGAAGAATACCCCTTTCACTGTCCCAGTCCCAGATACTTACATCCAGCAGGTGTTGGAGCCTGGATTGAGTGGAGGGTTGCAGAACAAGATCCAGGCTGTGGTCAAGGCTGTACATACCATGATGCAGAAATTAGAG atgtcTGTAAATAAGAAGCCCTCATCAAAATGGTGTGCCAAGTTTGTTTTGACTGCCTTGAGGAACACATGGTCGCATCAACGCAGGAAACGACGCAGAGAGAAACTTGATCAGTTGAAATCAACAGTCTCTCATACGCTAGCTAGAAGGCCTTCACAGGAAGAATCATCAACAGCATTGTCACAATCAAAATCAGTAGTCCCCTCATCTTCCAGGATCATGGTAGGAGAGAAAGCAAGACTTTGTCATGATGGACCAGACCTTCCCTTATCAACATCATCTAAAGCTGATGAAGGTTTCCAGGATGGTGAGGAAGGTACAAGGAAAAGGTCCATTTTCCCAGGTACGGACCAACCACGTCCTTCGCCTCCAAGAACAATAATCACTGCTGCTTCTGAGGATGGCATGGTATTAAAGAAGGCCAGGCTGGATCTTTCTTGTTCCCCAGGAGATCTAGGCATACCAACTTGTTTTATGAAACTCCAAACTCCTGTAGCAATTACCAACATCTCAAAGGCATCATGTAAGAGGAGTATAGAATCCATAGATTCATCGTCACCTGAGGACACCATTGCTATGGAAGGTCATGATTGTGCGAAAGGATGTAATAAAGGTGCCATCGGAGTTTCTGCGTCATCTCCAGGAAAGAATACAGACCTAGGGCCCAACATTGCCATTGAAAGGCTTGGATGTGTCAGTAAATCTCCATCATCTCAAGGAAAGATGATAGACCATGACCCCAATACTGCATCAAGGGACCCTACAAAAGCAAGGGAAATGATGGCAGATGGGTCCAGAGTCAAAGacctgtcatcatcatcatcggatGAAGCGGAAGATTGCTATCCACTGGACATAAACCTTGATATTAAACTCTGTGATAGAAGGACCATTGTGTTTGTTGCAAGTGTAACAGACTCTTCTAAAAGGAATCTTCTTCACCAAGTTGTCCAGTACATCAAGAATCAAATGAAGTAA